The segment CTGATTGACCATTAATTGATATTGGCCTCTAGGGGGATAGATCCGCAGGGTTCCCAACACCACAACTTGAGCGCCCGCAGTCGGTTCAGTCATCAGTCGAGACAGGGCATAGTTCCAGACCACACAATTGAGGCTTGCTTTGACCTCTGGATCTTGTAGTGTAAAAAACAATCCACTGCTATATTGACTGGCACTGGAGACTTCACCCGTAATCCAAATTTGCTGAAGGTATTCATCTCCTTCTAAGCGATTTTGTAAATACTGAGTGAATTCACTTACTGAAACAGCCCTTTCAGGCACTAATAAGTTAGGTAAGGGAAACGTCATGATAATTATTTTAAGACCAGTTTAAGAGAACGTAGGCGTTCTTTTCACAAGATAACAGATAGTGAAGTTTTCTTTACCTTTCCCCTAGACGGCAGACACCTTGGGCTACTCTATAAATGTACTGAATCTCCTCAGCGATCATGTTTGTCTCCTACCTCCTCACTTCATTGTTAACATTGGCGATCGCCTTAAGTAGTACCTCCATTGATGCTATTCCTAAACATCGCCAGAGTCAAGTTAGAGCTATATCTCTTCTGATCGGTATAATCAGTTTTAAGGTCATTATTATTGGCGGCGCAAAAGATAACTTACCTCTGATTCTACAACAATCACAATAAAGTTAAAATCAGCGATGAAATCTACTTGTACCTATTGGAATACTCTCTCTTCTACCTACGATCGCCAATGGGAAATTATTGAAGGATCGCAGGGCAAACTCTTACAAATGACGATTGCTGAAGATCCAGAAACCGGAGATTATACACGACTAACTCGGTTTCTGGATGGATATTCAACCGAGCCATTTGGCGCGAAAAGCCATAATTATCCAGAAGAACTTTTTGTCATTTCCGGTCGATTATACGATCGCGCCTTTGATCTGTGGCTTGAACCCGGATATTATGCCAGTCGTCCCCCTGGAGAAGTTCACGGCCCCTTTAAGGCTGATGGGGATGTGATAATCTTAGAGATATCTTATCTTAGTCAATCCCAGTCAACTTAACGACCCCTCTCCAAGCCAATGCCCCGTTTTAATCCCTATAC is part of the Roseofilum capinflatum BLCC-M114 genome and harbors:
- a CDS encoding cupin domain-containing protein, which codes for MKSTCTYWNTLSSTYDRQWEIIEGSQGKLLQMTIAEDPETGDYTRLTRFLDGYSTEPFGAKSHNYPEELFVISGRLYDRAFDLWLEPGYYASRPPGEVHGPFKADGDVIILEISYLSQSQST